The DNA segment CAAACTTCCAACCATTCTGAAATTCTTGAACAGAAAAATACTCAGCTtcgtttcttgaaaacttccctttTAGTGTGGAAAATAATCTATCACACTTTCAAGCTTTATTGTTGGTTTGTTCTCTTCTGATTAAATAAATtaacagagattttgaaacataatGTCAAGGGTTTAGATTGGGAATAAAATGTCGGAATCATGTCAAGGGTTGAGGATTAAAATTTTGGGATAGCTGAATGAGATTGAAAAGTTGATAGGGCCTAAAGAGCTGAGATGTatttaaatttcgaaaaacttttACAAATTACAAGTcacactcacaatcagtaaGAAATGCCGGAAGAGCAGAGATAACATACATGCCAGGCATGGATAGAATGGACAACGAGAAACGAGTAGCCCACGCTTTTATAGAATTAGtgacgtcacaggtggtgaGACAATAAATCTACACGTGATTGGCGGGTTTCAAGCTATCAGTAGCTATCAGTTTCAAGTCTGGCCATTAAAATAATGGGTGACAGCTGGAAGATAAACGAAATTGTTAAAGAttaagttgaaaattgaataaatccAGCCATCACTAATGACCACATAAAATTTGtagtgaaattaaaaaatgatggGAAGTTCTAACGCAAGGTACACAAGATATGATTGTCCAGCAGTTTCACTGTTACTATTTTAGAGACTTCCTCAGAGTGTAAACATAAGCAGGTCTAATTATTTTGATGTACTTATGTTCCCTCTCTTATgaggtacaaaaaaaattatgagcttTCATAATTACTTACATACACACTCCCAGAACCTCACGATTGAGTTTGCCAATAccacttcataattttttaatgtttttaactttttaggtGCTGAACGTCTGATTCGTCACCTCAAGAACAACAATATCCCCATAGCAGTCGCAACAAGTAGCGGAAAAGACACTTTTGAAATCAAAACATCCAATCACAGACAAATATTTGATCTTTTTCATCACATTGTAGTTGGTAGCAGTGATCCAGAGGTGAAACAAGGAAAACCAGCGCCAGATATATTTCTCATTTGTGCTTCAAGATTTGATGAAAAACCCAGTCCAGATCAGGTATGAAGTAATAATGTACTTACTCTCAACCCCTTATTGTTTCTGTCtttaaataaaggaaaaagCCTGTACTAATATTACGTAGAGAGGAATGTTGTTTAAACATTGAAAAGTCTCTAAAGAATCTTGCTCACCCTTTATGGGATTTTATGTGAGCACCAGAGCCCATAAGGGCTATGTTGGGTCCTTTTCTtataaatttcatcattttaggAAAGCACCGGACAtgcttccttgaaaattttaggtaaGTACTTCAGCTtgaattacaaataaaattctctgatggaaatgaaagttttctagataatttttttttttatctcaaggAATTTAGCAATGCTCAAGTAATCTCCTAAATGTTCTTACCTATCCAAAGCCTGTTTGGCAGCTTGtgaattcttttttctttttttttatcactgtCAAAGTCTTAAGGgataatatatttttcttttttttttctgaaatttctaaatttttaacaGAGTATGCCGAGTTAatattttcgtaaaaataaaaCGCAATGAAATAATCGACATCCCTTAAGTAAGTGCACTGTGTAAACATCCATGATAAAGAGTGAATTTTTCTGATACTCACTCAGCAAAAACATTGAAAGTTTGCATTGCccggaaaaatcgaaaaattagtGCAATCTTTTGTTTGGAAATtctttttagggggaaaatttCCGCTAGAAATAAATTTCCTCACTGTAGCTTGCATGCTCAAGCATTTTTTGTATTCCTTTATCAAGTGATACTCATGCATATTGTGATGAAGCAAgagaaattgatcaattaaataGTGTCAATAATGTTAAACAGGATTAATTAATACGCAAGGAACTTGCAACTTTTGAAAACTCTTAAATCCCTTTACTTTTTATCATAATTTGGACATATTTCAGGCTACTACCCATCATCTTCAGCGAGCTCATaacattacaaaaaaataagGATTAATAATAGAAAGTAAGGGAACTTAAGAGTTCTCAAAAATAGCGGGACTTCAGACTTACTTAGTTAAAGAGTGTCAAGATTGTTAGTCAATCAAGAAGTGCTCAGGCCTTTTGTTTTGCATTGGATTAAAgacaaaattagattttttttttcagtacaaaTAAGTTATAAATTAatccaaattcaatttttctcaatgttCTCTTTTGGGTAATTGTAATTAATAATTGCGAAAACCTCTCTTGTTACAGTGTCTAGTTTTTGAGGATGCCCCTAATGGAGTTCAAGCTGCGTCAAGTGCTGGTATGCAAGTTATAATGGTCCCAGATGCAATTGTGCCACCAGAGAAACGTACTTTGGCCACCAAAGTTCTCAAGTCATTGGAGGAGTTTAAGCCCGAGGAATTTGGCTTACCTCCTTTCTCTGACTAAAGCTGGGTAGGATTACTAAAAAATATTACCCTAACACTGTTTGAGATAATGATCCGGAAACGTACCCACCAATAATCACCAGAAGCAGTTCTCAACATGTTTTACACTGGCCCTCTGCTCCCTAAAATGTCCAGATCTAagagaaatttttacaaatgggtcttaaattttacaattctgatttttttttggacagttttttatcattttttcttcaaggCCTACTGAACTATGGTCTGCAATAAGAACTACCATTTCCAACTCGTTTTATAATCAACATgtatgccattagttttccatgCAGATACAAAGGTCATCCAAAAaataaggttccctaccttgtatctacCGAACGATAAGAggtaaatcaaatcggtaaaaaaggtCTTATCACACATGCTCTAAGCTTCAACATAAGCCAAAGTAttaatgaaaacttttaaatatccctTTGATATGATGCTCAGCAGCAAAATCACGAGTCTGAagtaatcgactctccgcgcatcctgactcCGGAGGTGGGAACGCAGCGACAGGAgattgtctcagtaaaattgagctTTCTCGCGAACTCCtcaaccaattttaaaaaatttgggcTTGTTTTGAAGCTTAGAATATGTGTGATAAGACCTTTTTTactgatttgatttatctcttttcgtttaGATGATACAAGCTacggaaccttactttttggatgaccctcgtagatGCTTTAATGGGTGAGCCAAAAATggtagctccttattgcaaaatgtagtcaaattgaGACATTGTTTTACATTAATAGCTTTTGTTCCAGTTTACgacattttttgagttttgctttgaaagtatgaaaaattaaatcaggGTTTCGATCTGAAATTAGCTATTCACGTTAAGAGTatgttctttaattttaaattaattaatcgGTAATTTTATGATTTGTACTGTCAATTGAGCGGCATGAGTACTATTTTCTGCACATTTTCTCGTATCTTTGGATGCctaaacctcaaaatttaacaATGTGCTATTGAGACAAATATCTCTTTGAAATTATTGTTGATCTGATTCTTTGAAAAAGTTAgagagaaaagaataaaaaatagaaactgaaagaaaatttggtcaGTCATTGAGCAAAACAAGTTCAGTTTATGTATATTGCAAAAATTCCTAAAACCTTAAAAATGTCTCATTTTGTAGTATACAATGCCTGCAAGTGAGGCATGCTTAGAAGACAAAGATTTTTATGGagcataatttttctttcaggcATTGCTGATGGtctatcatcaatttttttgagaaatggttcataatcataaattttcaagagtgaGGATAAGAGAATACGTTATGAAGAGCGGAAAACGgtcgttttttgaaaaatttatgcCCCTCGAGGCGATTTTTTTGGTCCCTCTCTGAGGCACTCATTTGCATAAATTATCATTTCCAAAATCTCTTATTGTTTTGCATTAGCTGTTCTTAGCcaagaattaaaaatgtttgTCCTTTTTATTCGCCCATTGTTGAGTTGCCCAGCGCTTctcattttttgtaaattttaatcaaGTAGATGAAGTTTGAGCTTAAAAACTTTCTTACGATTCAAGTCCCTCTTATTTAGTCAATGCATTTCCTGAGCGCAGTTCTCTCTAATGTGAATGTAATCTTTGTATTAATGATAGGCAAACAAATATTTAGTACAAATTTTACTGAGTGCTATTTAAAAGTCAGGAGTTAGTAGATAGTAATGTAATGGGAAGGGTCAGGAGcttttgtcaagaaaaaatgagtactaaaattggttaaatttattttctgctAATTATTTAACTATGCCAAGGAAAAGGATAGAAagtgattattttttctcctacTTAGATAATATTTCACCATGGTACTTTGTTTCTAACTTTTGCAACTGACCCAATCCAGGTGCAACTCCTATCCAATCAACTGCATAACAATCCAGGCTATAAAAATAATCACAGATTTTACCCTGTAGCTAGGGtagttcaaacgaattcttgccggtaAGCTATCAGTATCTTATCAAAGTtctgagagctcgcactcaatgcattgttgccccatGTGTTGATttgtcagattgcctggcgcgtaaaatagatgtacatgtggcaacagcttattttcgtcagCCGCGAAAACTTACAGCGCTATCGGCAAGAGCCCTCTTATTGTGACTTTTTCTCAATGGAattgtttcggtagcttaccgacaacctaTAGAACAACCCTCTCTGTAGTTTCTCAACAAAACCACCTTCATTCCCTAAAATGATGTATTTTAAGAGATATCACTCTATTTTTATTCTTACTTAAATTCCTTGTTTCGtgtaattttgttctcaaaGAAATGTTAATACCTTCTTCGAAGGTAGAATGTTCAAGAATCCTTGTCCtttccaaaaaaagagaaaacttttgCCTATGACACCCAATGCCAGCGAAGTAAATCTTGAAAATACATCGAGAATTGTTTTGAAGGAAGATATCTAACGGTATCTATAAATtaccttttaaaatttgattactATTTACTTCTGTTTTTTCTCATATGAGTGCGTCAATTCGTTTCATGTTTTAAAAGCCGTTGTATTCTATCATTTATGATCAAAGAAAGCTCACACACTGTTTTTGGCTGTGTGAAACGCTCAATACAATAGAAATGAAAGTCTCATCATGCTGGTGCCAAATTCTCAC comes from the Bemisia tabaci chromosome 7, PGI_BMITA_v3 genome and includes:
- the LOC109042372 gene encoding probable pseudouridine-5'-phosphatase, producing the protein MANFKPVTHVIFDMDGLLLDTEKIYLKTFSEVLGKYGKEYLDEVRVKVMGTQPKDTFRIIKENTGVDVSPEQLGEEIHGLLRERMHLAQFMPGAERLIRHLKNNNIPIAVATSSGKDTFEIKTSNHRQIFDLFHHIVVGSSDPEVKQGKPAPDIFLICASRFDEKPSPDQCLVFEDAPNGVQAASSAGMQVIMVPDAIVPPEKRTLATKVLKSLEEFKPEEFGLPPFSD